A region of the Chloroflexota bacterium genome:
CTCGCGCAGGGCCTCGACCCCCAGACCGGTGGCCGCGGAGGTGTAGAGCACGGGGTAGCCGATGGTTTCGTAGTGGCCGAAGAGGGCTTTGGCTTTTTCCAGCCCTACCAGGTCGGCTTTGTTGGCTACGATGAGCGCGGGAATGTCTTGTTTTTCGCTGATGACGAGGAAACGGTCCAGCATCCGCAGGCGGGGTTCGGGCTGGGCGCAGGCGAAGACGAACACGGCCTGGTCGGGGTTGGCGATGATGATTTGCTCATATTCGCCGCGCGGGGTGGGGGCCATGCGGGAAAGTTTGCGGACGCGCGGTTCGATGGCTTCGATCAGGCCAGTGCCGTCGGGCAGGCGGCGGAAGCGCACCCAGTCGCCCACAGCGACCAGGTCGCCGCGCCTGGGGCCGCGTTTGAGCCTGCCCCGCAGGCGGCAGGTGATTTCTTCGCCGTCGTCGGTATGCACGGTGTAAAAGCCCGATTGCGAGCGGATGACCAGCCCGCGGGGCAAAGCGTCGGGGGTGTTTTTGTCGTTGGGCATTTCAGGGTTTGGGGGTCGCGGTGGGGGTGCC
Encoded here:
- the rsgA gene encoding ribosome small subunit-dependent GTPase A, which codes for MPNDKNTPDALPRGLVIRSQSGFYTVHTDDGEEITCRLRGRLKRGPRRGDLVAVGDWVRFRRLPDGTGLIEAIEPRVRKLSRMAPTPRGEYEQIIIANPDQAVFVFACAQPEPRLRMLDRFLVISEKQDIPALIVANKADLVGLEKAKALFGHYETIGYPVLYTSAATGLGVEALREHLQGKVSVFAGPSGVGKSSLLNAVQPGLGLAVREISKATGKGRHTTVVRQMFPLEGGGWVADTPGLKALSLWDIEPEELDGYFPEFRELVRLCQFSDCTHIHEPGCAIRQAVAEGRIHPERYASYVRMRLGEEGYQRGDLIDL